The Tachyglossus aculeatus isolate mTacAcu1 unplaced genomic scaffold, mTacAcu1.pri scaffold_105_arrow_ctg1, whole genome shotgun sequence genome has a segment encoding these proteins:
- the LOC119922513 gene encoding olfactory receptor 13G1-like, which yields MHVNIVKGRFPEPGTTEKTKDAASSFSLDLDHHPKNRSAVSEFVILGLSNRPEMQPLLFAIFLCVYLVAVLGNGLIMAAVSLSAALHTPMYVMLLPLALVDVVCTSSIVPKMLETTLGPRKTISYGGCMAQLFFFTWSLAAEMVLFTAMAFDRYVAICFPLRYAAVMSRRTCSALLAAVLLGAVTNAWVHTVLVLRLTSCRSDAVVHFFCEIPALLALSCSPVRANEVMVFVADIALAMGDFMLTCLSYGFIVAAILLIRSAEGKRKAFSICSSHLCVVSLYYSPVIYTYIRPASSYSFDRDKVVATLYTLVTPTLNPIVYSLRNREIQAGIRKVFPSLKCR from the exons ATGCAC GTGAACATCGTAAAAGGGCGGTTTCCAGAGCCAGGAACGACAGAGAAGACCAAAGACGCAGCCAGCAGCTTTTCCCTGGATCTGGATCAcca TCCGAAGAACCGCAGTGCCGTGTCCGAGTTCGTCATCCTGGGCCTTTCGAACCGCCCCGAGATGCAGCCCCTCCTCTTCGCCATCTTCCTGTGCGTCTACCTGGTGGCCGTGCTGGGCAATGGTCTCATCATGGCCGCGGTATCCCTCAGCGCGGCCCTGCACACGCCCATGtacgtcatgctgctgcctcTGGCCCTGGTGGACGTCGTGTGCACCTCCTCCatcgtccccaagatgctggagaCCACACTGGGACCCCGGAAGACCATCTCCTACGGCGGCTGCATGGCCCAGCTCTTCTTCTTCACCTGGTCCCTGGCGGCCGAGATGGTCCTCTTCACCGCCATGGCcttcgaccgctacgtggccatctgcttccccctccGCTACGCCGCCGTCATGAGCCGGCGGACGTGCTCTGCCCTCCTGGCCGCCGTCCTCCTCGGCGCCGTCACCAACGCCTGGGTGCACACGGTCCTCGTCCTCCGGCTGACCTCCTGCAGGTCGGACGCCGTCGTCCACTTCTTCTGCGAGATCCCCGCCCTGCTGGCCCTCTCCTGCAGCCCTGTCCGGGCCAACGAGGTGATGGTCTTCGTGGCCGATATCGCCCTGGCCATGGGGGACTTTATGCTGACCTGCCTCTCCTACGGCTTCATCGTGGCCGCCATCCTCCTCATCCGGTCGGCCGAAGGCAAGAGGAaggccttctccatctgctcctcccacctctgcgTGGTCTCCCTCTACTACTCTCCGGTCATCTACACCTACATCCGGCCCGCCTCCTCCTACTCGTTCGacagggacaaggtggtggcCACGTTATACACGCTGGTCACGCCCACCCTAAACCCCATCGTCTACAGCCTCCGCAACAGAGAGATCCAGGCGGGCATCCGGAAGGTCTTCCCCTCCCTGAAGTGCCGATAG
- the LOC119922512 gene encoding zinc finger protein 135-like: MAGGPLGNGDPGVYGSALRTGSFLEQAPFRSTVSNPPIRLRIPASPGLNPALNVGVVLRTSEEDGTVPLTREELGRLNPNQHNLYNDVMLQSYGNLFALGNGGHGGVIRGVSPLSAWPRPEVRASPRYPEFRCRVYGWAEDGDPARDAPEDPATGDPSAGDPCPDEGPPAEPVQTSLVYPPSGGSIPQAGLSRLSPQMRSRSLRADRCGRHPRCPRRPRSRSGARRPRREARPSPAQESPQEASPAQAEDGPTSPAGGAPCPECGRPSGAPAEAGGWAPCPACGPRRPHPCPDCGKAFTRPAYLSQLRSTQRGEHPFCCAQCEKTFRRVPHLAQHRATHTEARPFSCPDCGQAFRQHDELAAHQWTHTGERPYPCPDCGKVFASSSSLFNRAFSVKSNLVQHQRTHKGERPYKCPACKRTFTDRSRLTRHRRIHSGEWPYACPDCAKTFRCSSSLIQHCRSHSGEKPYACPDCTKAFRCSLHLVKHQCIHTGERPYACPDCSRAFHCSTMLIQHQKTHTGEKPYCCAQ; encoded by the exons atggcgggcgggcctctcgggaacggagaccCGGGCGTCTACGGCAGCGCTCTGAGGacaggatccttcctggagca GGCCCCCTTCCGATCAACTGTTTCCAACCCCCCAATCCGGCTCCGGATCCCGGCTTCTCCCGGCCTAAACCCTGCGCTAAACGTTGGG GTGGTGTTGAGGACGTCGGAGGAGGACGGGACCGTGCCCCTCACCCGGGAGGAGTTGGGACGACTGAATCCCAACCAGCACAACCTCTACAATGACGTGATGCTCCAGAGCTACGGGAACCTCTTCGCCCTGGGTAACGGAGGGCACGGGGGTGTCATCCGAGGGGTCTCCCCGCTCTCCGCCTGGCCTCGACCCGAGGTCAGGGCTTCCCCGCGCTATCCCGAGTTCCGATGCCGGGTATACGGG TGGGCAGAGGACGGAGACCCGGCCAGAGACGCCCCCGAAGACCCCGCCACCGGAGACCCCTCTGCCGGAGACCCCTGTCCAGATGAGGGGCCGCCCGCCGAACCGGTCCAA ACGTCCCTGGTGTACCCCCCGTCCGGCGGCTCCATCCCCCAAGCCGGCCTCTCCCGTCTGtctcctcagatgagatctcgaAGCCTGAGGGCAGATCGCTGTGGTCGCCACCCCCgttgcccccgccgcccccggagcAGGAGCGGAGCGCGTCGCCCGCGGCGGGAGGCCCGGCCGAGCCCCGCGCAGGAGAGCCCCCAGGAGGCCTCCCCGGCCCAGGCAGAGGACGGCCCTACATCGCCCGCAGGCGGCGCGCCCTGCCCCGAGTGCGGTCGTCCGTCTGGGGCCCCcgcggaggcagggggctgggcccCGTGCCCGGCCTGTGGGCCCCGTCGCCCCCACCCGTGCCCCGACTGCGGCAAGGCCTTCACGCGGCCCGCTTACCTGTCCCAGCTCAGGTCCACCCAGCGGGGCGAGCACCCCTTCTGCTGTGCCCAGTGCGAGAAGACCTTCCGCCGCGTCCCCCACCTGGCCCAACACCGCGCCACACACACGGAGGCCCGCCCCTTCTCCTGCCCGGACTGCGGCCAGGCCTTCCGCCAGCACGACGAACTGGCAGCCCACCAGTGGACgcacacgggcgagcggccctaccCATGCCCGGACTGTGGCAAGGTTTTCGCCTCCTCGTCCAGCCTGTTCAA CCGGGCCTTCAGTGTCAAGTCCAACCTGGTACAGCATCAGCGCACCCACAAGGGCGAACGGCCCTACAAGTGCCCGGCCTGCAAGCGGACCTTCACCGACCGCTCCAGGCTGACCCGCCACCGCCGCATCCACAGCGGCGAGTGGCCCTATGCCTGCCCCGACTGCGCCAAGACCTTCAGATGCAGCTCCAGCCTCATCCAGCACTGCCGCAGCCACAGCGGCGAGAAGCCGTACGCCTGCCCCGACTGCACCAAGGCCTTCCGCTGCAGCTTGCACCTGGTGAAGCACCAATGCATCCACACTGGCGAGCGGCCCTACGCCTGCCCTGACTGTAGCCGCGCTTTCCACTGTAGCACCATGCTCATCCAGCACCAGAAGACGCACACGGGCGAGAAGCCGTACTGCTGCGCCCAGTGA